The Mycobacterium sp. 3519A genome contains a region encoding:
- a CDS encoding IS110 family transposase: MIRERTSVGLDVHARSVVACGLDRETGEVVERRLTPDHRGILSWIEGLPGPVAVTYEAGPTGFCLARALEAAGIECQVAAPSKLIRPAGDRVKTDARDAAHLARLLHLGQITAVTVPTAEQEAARDLVRAREDCRGDLMAARHRLSKLLLRQGIVYYDGKTWTGRHEVWLRQQRFDRPALQLTYDAAFDAMTACVDRRERLEAAIEALAADSEFTPVVRRLGCIRGIATLTAFGLATEIGDWHRLSGRTIGAYLGLVPSECSSGSSRVQGEVTKTGNKHVRRLLVEAAWHHRSPYRPGPMLRRRWDLASPAARARGQAANRRLHQRWTNFDQRRKRSVVANIAVARELAGWCWSLAVLDQ; encoded by the coding sequence GTGATACGTGAGCGTACGAGTGTTGGTTTGGATGTGCACGCACGTTCAGTCGTTGCGTGCGGTTTGGATCGGGAAACCGGTGAAGTCGTTGAGCGGCGGCTGACACCGGACCATCGCGGCATCCTCTCGTGGATCGAGGGTTTACCGGGACCGGTGGCGGTGACCTATGAGGCCGGTCCGACCGGATTCTGTCTGGCACGGGCCCTGGAGGCGGCGGGGATCGAGTGTCAGGTCGCGGCGCCCTCGAAACTGATCCGCCCGGCCGGGGATCGAGTCAAGACCGATGCTCGCGATGCCGCGCATCTGGCTCGGCTGTTGCATCTCGGTCAGATCACCGCGGTCACGGTGCCCACCGCTGAGCAGGAAGCGGCCCGCGATCTGGTGCGGGCACGGGAAGACTGCCGCGGCGATCTGATGGCCGCGCGGCACCGGCTGTCGAAACTGCTTCTGCGGCAGGGAATCGTGTATTACGACGGGAAGACCTGGACCGGACGTCATGAGGTGTGGTTGCGCCAGCAGCGTTTCGACAGGCCTGCATTGCAGTTGACCTATGACGCTGCGTTTGACGCCATGACGGCGTGTGTGGATCGACGGGAACGGTTGGAGGCAGCGATCGAGGCACTGGCCGCCGATAGCGAGTTCACCCCCGTGGTGCGACGGCTGGGATGTATCCGCGGGATCGCCACGCTGACGGCGTTCGGGTTGGCGACCGAGATCGGGGACTGGCACCGGTTGTCTGGCCGCACCATTGGTGCCTACCTGGGCCTGGTCCCGTCCGAATGCTCTTCCGGTAGCAGTCGAGTACAGGGCGAGGTGACCAAGACCGGCAACAAGCACGTACGACGGCTGCTGGTCGAAGCGGCGTGGCACCACCGCAGCCCGTACCGGCCGGGGCCGATGTTGCGTCGTCGTTGGGATCTGGCGTCCCCGGCGGCACGGGCTCGCGGACAAGCCGCCAACCGACGCCTGCATCAGCGGTGGACCAATTTCGATCAACGCCGGAAACGTTCCGTGGTCGCCAACATCGCGGTGGCCAGAGAACTGGCCGGCTGGTGCTGGTCGCTGGCGGTACTCGACCAGTAG
- a CDS encoding TetR/AcrR family transcriptional regulator, whose protein sequence is MPRPRKFDEGDVIAAARDEFWSRGYAATSVDDLTSATGLGKGSLYGAFGDKHALFMRALDDYIGSAMDRVRAALRDPRYSAYDRLVRHIRGQVKDINADKSRRGCMMAKSAAELSATDDVVGHAIENAYGTWASELAQCIEEAQRDGAIDKKQNPQALATTVLAFMRGQEALHKGGAKPAALKAAAEQMISLLSAD, encoded by the coding sequence ATGCCTCGACCCCGCAAGTTCGACGAAGGCGACGTGATTGCCGCCGCACGCGACGAGTTCTGGTCGCGCGGGTACGCCGCGACTTCCGTCGACGACCTGACCTCGGCCACCGGTCTCGGCAAGGGCTCGCTCTACGGCGCGTTCGGCGATAAGCATGCGCTGTTCATGAGGGCTCTCGACGACTACATCGGCTCCGCGATGGACCGCGTTCGCGCTGCACTACGGGATCCCAGGTACAGCGCCTACGACCGACTGGTCCGGCACATCCGCGGGCAGGTTAAGGACATCAACGCAGACAAATCACGCCGCGGTTGCATGATGGCCAAGAGCGCGGCCGAACTGAGCGCCACCGACGACGTCGTGGGACATGCGATCGAAAACGCCTATGGGACATGGGCGTCCGAACTCGCTCAATGCATCGAAGAGGCCCAGCGCGACGGCGCCATCGACAAGAAGCAGAACCCGCAGGCGCTGGCCACCACGGTGCTGGCGTTCATGCGCGGCCAGGAGGCGCTGCACAAGGGCGGGGCCAAACCCGCTGCGCTCAAGGCCGCCGCCGAGCAGATGATCTCTCTGCTGTCGGCGGACTAG